From a single Tachypleus tridentatus isolate NWPU-2018 chromosome 6, ASM421037v1, whole genome shotgun sequence genomic region:
- the LOC143252798 gene encoding uncharacterized protein LOC143252798 has protein sequence MPNNRLKNTFFTYLLIFVHQIHDTKQFGNECPSPEDVFPCKCERRHGDRTYLVCKELFVSRDLEIALKASQKVDIYGLSIQDSTLQYLPSDEFDGTLFEEFELTNTGLIAITDEEHAFKGLEDRLKYIEIRDCRFLNSWSWKAFSKINSLRLLQFIGGDLRTLTSDFSILSRNKMLATVNMNLNEIRSLDKYVFSQFPMLLDIYLQGNRIETIERSMFPNPAQLSFMNFASNKISHLPDDVFSNMPRLGIVLLYDNQLTTLSEVTFKPIWNQLIRISLENNDIICDCRLIWMIDNQNGPRKVEGYCKLPDFLEGRTLTSLNERDLRC, from the exons ATGCCAAACAACAGactaaaaaatacatttttcacgtatttattaatttttgttcatcAAATTCATGATACAAAACAATTTGGGAATGAATGTCCATCTCCTGAAGATGTATTTCCTTGCAAATGTGAGAGAAGACACGGTGACAGGACCTACTTAGTTTGTAAAGAGCTCTTTGTCTCTCGAGATCTTGAGATCGCTTTAAAGGCAAGTCAAAAAGTCGATATTTATGGGTTGTCGATTCAAGACTCTACTCTACAATATCTACCAAGCGATGAATTTGATGGAACTTTATTTGAAGAATTTGAGTTAACGAATACGGGTTTAATTGCTATAACCGATGAAGAACATGCTTTTAAAGGACTCGAAGATCGACTGAAGTATATTGAAATTCGAGATTGTCGGTTCTTAAACTCTTGGTCTTGGAAAGCATTTTCCAAGATAAACTCTCTGCGACTCCTTCAGTTTATTGGAGGTGATTTACGAACTCTAACAAGTGACTTCTCCATTCTTTCTCGTAATAAAATGCTTGCCActgtaaatatgaatttaaatgaaataagaaGTCTCGATAAATATGTTTTCTCACAATTTCCCATGCTTTTAGACATCTATCTTCAAGGGAATAGAATAGAAACTATCGAAAGGAGCATGTTTCCAAACCCAGCGCAATTAtcgtttatgaatttcgc ATCGAATAAAATTAGCCATCTTCCCGATGACGTATTTTCCAACATGCCACGACTAGGTATAGTATTACTGTATGACAACCAACTAACAACCTTATCGGAAGTAACCTTTAAACCAATATGGAATCAACTAATACGGATATCTCTGGAAA aTAACGATATCATTTGTGATTGTCGTTTGATATGGATGATTGACAACCAAAATGGACCTAGGAAAGTTGAGGGATATTGTAAACTTCCTGATTTTCTTGAAGGAAGAACGTTAACTTCTTTGAACGAGAGAGATCTCCgctgttaa
- the LOC143252800 gene encoding uncharacterized protein LOC143252800, with protein MGKMRNYSQFSKFVLNVLFCISVEFLLLTEAQFDGKDCPPGEDIFPCTCELSEIKRSHLVCRNLLRSDILAHVVKASRGVEIYALSIRDSTLQYLPSEEFEGTLFEYVELVNTGLLAITPTEYALQGLEERTYMLDIINCRFMNGWSWKAFEKFRSLMVVQFLDGDLRSISSDFSALSNNRLLHGINFGNNEIQILKEDIFAVFKDLSSLYLQGNQIRHVSRSMLPNPAQKLFFINLSNNKLDFLPDDFFTNMPELKQVFISGNNLMTLSRDVFGPVWGQNLWLEIEHNNIICDCRLKWMVSQPKPNYLIGECSGPSHLVGRKLTTLKELELTC; from the exons ATGGGGAAAATGAGAAACTATTCGCAattctctaaatttgttttaaatgtacttttttgtatttctgtagagtttttgttgttaactgAGGCTCAGTTTGACGGCAAGGATTGTCCTCCCGGAGAGGATATATTTCCGTGTACATGCGAGCTCAGCGAGATAAAAAGAAGTCACCTTGTGTGCAGGAATTTACTGAGGTCCGACATCTTAGCACACGTCGTGAAAGCTTCTCGTGGTGTGGAAATTTACGCGTTATCAATTCGGGACTCAACTCTACAATATTTACCCAGTGAAGAGTTTGAAGGTACACTGTTTGAATACGTAGAACTGGTAAACACAGGACTTCTCGCTATTACTCCCACTGAATATGCCTTACAAGGTCTCGAAGAACGAACATACATGCTCGATATCATAAATTGCAGATTTATGAATGGATGGTCTTGGAAGGCATTTGAAAAATTTCGTTCTTTGATGGTCGTGCAGTTTCTTGATGGTGATCTAAGGTCGATTTCTTCCGATTTTTCCGCGTTAAGCAACAATCGATTACTTCACGGGATTAACTTTGGCAACAACGAAATTCAGATTCTCAAAGAAGATATATTTGCAGTGTTTAAAGACTTGAGTAGTCTGTACCTCCAAGGTAACCAAATTAGACATGTATCCAGAAGTATGCTTCCAAATCCAgcccaaaaattattttttattaacttgaG TAATAACAAACTTGACTTTCTTCCCGATGACTTTTTTACCAATATGCCTGAattaaaacaagtatttataaGTGGCAATAATTTGATGACACTTTCCCGAGATGTTTTTGGTCCAGTTTGGGGACAAAACCTGTGGCTAGAAATTGAAC acaACAATATTATATGTGACTGCCGATTGAAGTGGATGGTATCTCAACCAAAGCCAAACTATCTTATAGGAGAGTGTAGTGGACCATCTCACCTTGTTGGAAGGAAATTAACAACGCTTAAAGAGCTTGAGCTCACTTGTTAA